From the genome of Coleofasciculus sp. FACHB-T130, one region includes:
- the priA gene encoding primosomal protein N': protein MSLNPNVGRSGIVLESRASYDQSDSGQNRWIEVLVDCPEAEAQKRLYTYRLPAQLQVQPGDILSVPFGAQVLGAIAIRICDAPPPDLNPAKIRDVEDVVSAGFFPPTYWQLLNQVAQYYYTQLIQVIRVALPPGLLGRSQRRLRLAQGEGENGGQAGSAHYLSPTACKILELLQAQPSGDYSFVYLQRQVKGAYRSIRELLRLKLVESYLEPPRTQRPKLQKAVTLVVDVFPLDLTQRQREILEVLRRRGGDLLLTELLQICNASSSTIKTLEQKGCVVIQEREMLRTSAEPLLAGDQPKALTPAQSEALEAIASLSGFAKVLLHGVTGSGKTEVYLQAIAPILERGQSALVLVPEIGLTPQLTDRFRARFGNKVCVYHSALSDGERYDTWRQMLAGAAQVVIGTRSAIFAPLPRLGLIVLDEEHDSSFKQDQPAPTYHARTVATWRAELENCPLVLGSATPSLETWINITSPELTASTQNSDAMNRVSPTQNALTHYLSLPERIQSRPLPPVEVVDMRQELQQGNRSIFSRSLQEGLQQLQDQGKQGILFIHRRGHSTFVSCRSCGYVIECPHCDVSLSYHHTHEEAAELLRCHYCNFVRSHPQSCPECGSPYLKFFGSGTQRVAQELAQQFPQLRYIRFDSDTTRTKGAHRTLLTRFTNGEADLLIGTQMLTKGLDISQVTLVGVVAADGLLHLPDYRASERAFQTLTQVAGRAGRGDDPGRVIIQTYSPEHPVIQAVRRHQYQSFIETELEQREALNYPPYGRLILLRLSSTDAAEVQETAEMLAAGLASNTPQRDSSSDAHPTSPVYEVLGPAPASILRVANRYRWQIMLKFAPNSLPELPDFNELRLLCPSSVSLTIDVDPLNLM, encoded by the coding sequence ATGTCGTTAAATCCCAATGTCGGGCGTTCGGGCATTGTGCTGGAGAGTAGAGCATCCTACGACCAGTCTGATTCTGGACAGAATCGATGGATAGAAGTGCTGGTGGATTGTCCAGAAGCAGAAGCGCAGAAGCGGTTGTATACCTATCGGTTGCCTGCCCAGTTGCAAGTGCAGCCGGGGGATATTCTGAGCGTACCGTTTGGGGCGCAAGTTTTGGGAGCGATCGCGATTCGGATTTGCGATGCACCGCCGCCAGATTTGAACCCAGCCAAAATTCGGGATGTAGAGGATGTAGTCAGTGCTGGGTTTTTCCCGCCGACCTACTGGCAACTGCTGAACCAAGTCGCCCAATACTACTACACCCAGCTGATTCAGGTGATTCGAGTCGCGCTACCGCCGGGATTACTGGGGCGATCGCAGCGTCGCCTCCGGCTTGCCCAAGGCGAAGGCGAAAACGGGGGACAAGCGGGAAGTGCCCATTACCTGAGTCCCACTGCCTGTAAGATTCTGGAACTTCTGCAAGCTCAACCCTCTGGAGACTACAGCTTCGTCTACCTCCAGCGTCAAGTTAAAGGAGCCTATCGATCGATCCGGGAGCTATTGCGGCTCAAGTTAGTCGAAAGTTACCTGGAACCGCCCAGAACCCAGCGACCGAAGTTACAGAAAGCCGTGACGCTGGTTGTCGATGTTTTTCCCCTCGACTTAACGCAGCGCCAACGGGAAATTTTGGAAGTGCTGCGGCGGCGCGGCGGCGATTTGTTGTTAACGGAGTTGCTGCAAATCTGCAACGCCAGTTCATCCACCATCAAGACGCTGGAGCAAAAAGGCTGCGTGGTTATTCAAGAACGGGAGATGTTGCGGACTTCCGCAGAACCGCTCTTGGCTGGGGATCAACCGAAAGCATTAACACCGGCTCAATCTGAGGCGCTAGAAGCGATCGCGTCTTTATCCGGTTTTGCGAAGGTGCTGTTGCACGGAGTCACGGGTTCCGGGAAGACAGAGGTGTATTTACAAGCGATCGCCCCCATCTTAGAACGGGGACAATCCGCCCTCGTCCTCGTCCCGGAAATTGGTTTGACACCCCAACTCACCGACCGATTTCGCGCCCGTTTTGGCAACAAAGTCTGCGTCTATCACAGCGCCCTTTCCGATGGCGAACGCTACGACACTTGGCGGCAAATGCTGGCGGGTGCAGCCCAAGTTGTGATTGGCACCCGTTCAGCTATCTTTGCCCCACTGCCACGCCTAGGGCTAATCGTGTTGGATGAGGAACACGACTCCAGCTTCAAGCAAGACCAACCCGCACCCACTTATCACGCCCGTACGGTCGCTACTTGGCGTGCTGAGTTGGAAAACTGCCCCCTCGTTTTAGGTTCCGCTACTCCTTCCCTAGAAACCTGGATAAATATTACGAGTCCGGAGTTAACCGCTTCAACTCAAAACTCAGACGCGATGAATCGCGTCTCTCCAACTCAAAACGCGCTTACCCATTACCTCTCATTGCCAGAACGCATCCAATCGCGCCCGCTACCGCCGGTAGAAGTGGTGGATATGCGCCAAGAGTTGCAGCAAGGGAATCGCTCAATTTTTAGCCGATCGCTTCAGGAAGGCTTACAGCAGCTGCAAGATCAGGGGAAACAGGGAATTTTATTTATCCATCGGCGGGGACATAGTACTTTTGTTTCTTGTCGCAGCTGTGGGTATGTGATTGAGTGTCCTCACTGCGATGTTTCGCTGTCGTATCACCACACCCATGAAGAAGCCGCTGAATTATTGAGGTGTCATTACTGTAATTTTGTGCGATCGCATCCTCAATCCTGCCCCGAATGCGGTTCTCCCTACCTGAAATTTTTTGGCAGCGGCACCCAGCGAGTCGCCCAAGAATTAGCGCAGCAGTTCCCTCAGTTGCGCTATATCCGGTTTGATAGTGACACCACTCGCACCAAAGGCGCTCATCGCACGCTGCTGACACGCTTTACCAACGGAGAAGCCGACTTATTAATTGGGACTCAAATGCTCACCAAAGGGCTAGATATATCCCAGGTGACACTGGTGGGAGTGGTTGCTGCTGATGGGTTGCTGCATCTCCCCGACTATCGGGCATCCGAGCGAGCATTTCAAACCCTAACTCAGGTGGCAGGTCGTGCCGGTCGCGGCGACGATCCCGGTCGAGTCATTATTCAAACTTACTCCCCGGAACACCCAGTCATTCAGGCAGTACGGCGACATCAGTATCAATCTTTCATCGAGACAGAGTTAGAACAACGAGAGGCGCTGAATTATCCCCCCTACGGGCGTCTTATTTTGTTGCGGCTAAGCAGCACCGATGCCGCAGAAGTGCAGGAAACTGCTGAGATGCTAGCTG